One genomic window of Cystobacter ferrugineus includes the following:
- a CDS encoding DUF5953 family protein, whose amino-acid sequence MSATRKDQMTMIVYAPALVVDDGRPLAVVHGMERAVPGLCIGLMISDEGQLVPLQDRDALVARESQRGKFPTLRSIDDNFRVRIMGWGKPAGVSPGGRAQFEFHVSVPLSADGITAAAALLEAAGEDACAFWGHATPFSAGVDIARQTKNRPDDLEPPPRGLPVIRSPSTMRSPEIPHRLGWLNYWSDAAARTIGFPDPARDAELLSRARRTATGGWVVKLTDAPLDLDNPAHLDALKRAYERFPEIGGRSAP is encoded by the coding sequence ATGTCCGCCACACGAAAAGACCAGATGACCATGATCGTCTACGCGCCTGCGCTTGTGGTCGATGATGGCCGTCCATTGGCTGTTGTTCATGGAATGGAACGCGCAGTTCCTGGCTTGTGCATCGGGCTTATGATTTCTGACGAGGGACAACTTGTCCCGTTACAGGATCGTGATGCACTCGTTGCCCGTGAGAGTCAGCGCGGGAAATTTCCGACTCTGCGCAGCATCGATGACAACTTCCGAGTGCGCATAATGGGATGGGGGAAACCGGCGGGGGTGTCCCCTGGCGGTCGGGCACAATTTGAATTCCATGTGTCAGTGCCGCTGTCCGCAGACGGCATCACGGCTGCGGCGGCTTTGCTAGAGGCCGCGGGGGAGGACGCATGCGCGTTCTGGGGGCACGCGACGCCGTTCAGCGCGGGGGTGGACATTGCACGCCAGACGAAGAATCGGCCAGACGACCTGGAGCCGCCTCCCCGTGGCCTGCCGGTGATCAGGTCCCCTAGTACCATGCGCTCGCCAGAGATTCCGCATCGCCTCGGGTGGCTGAACTACTGGTCAGACGCCGCAGCACGGACCATCGGCTTCCCGGACCCGGCCCGCGACGCCGAGCTGCTCTCACGGGCGCGGCGCACCGCGACGGGCGGGTGGGTGGTCAAGCTCACGGATGCGCCGCTCGACCTGGACAACCCCGCCCACCTGGACGCGCTTAAACGAGCTTACGAGCGCTTCCCGGAGATCGGCGGGCGCTCGGCCCCTTGA
- a CDS encoding DUF6310 domain-containing protein yields MLAERCFHALDHDRIEFHDLTGRCAVASAGAAAVGLGVCVLAAPEIVVGAVIVAGVVMVGFAIKEALDAYELSWGDPEKVRPAPETRPVPETTPAPQKPSPEPKGPDLPPVGPTEVTERERRPECKPRRVPPKGGNKLHNKCADGIKFNAYRGANALVNGKAFDALQVVAGVLWEVKTDNFDSYPLELQDIVIRKNVHDFLIERELARACGFDFRVGVRSATHKAMLEIEEPQLQGVIVLMDWC; encoded by the coding sequence GTGCTGGCGGAGCGGTGCTTTCATGCCCTCGACCATGACCGGATCGAGTTTCACGACCTCACGGGACGATGCGCGGTGGCCTCTGCTGGCGCCGCTGCCGTGGGGCTCGGGGTCTGCGTCCTCGCGGCGCCGGAGATCGTCGTGGGAGCGGTGATCGTCGCGGGCGTGGTGATGGTGGGCTTCGCCATCAAGGAAGCACTGGATGCGTATGAGCTGAGCTGGGGCGATCCCGAGAAAGTGAGGCCCGCGCCAGAAACGCGACCCGTGCCAGAAACGACGCCAGCGCCGCAGAAACCTTCGCCGGAGCCCAAAGGACCGGATCTCCCTCCCGTGGGGCCAACCGAAGTCACGGAACGAGAGCGCCGTCCGGAGTGCAAGCCTCGCCGGGTGCCGCCCAAGGGTGGAAATAAGCTGCACAACAAGTGCGCTGACGGAATCAAGTTCAACGCCTACCGTGGGGCCAACGCGCTGGTGAACGGCAAGGCTTTCGACGCGTTGCAGGTTGTCGCGGGCGTGCTTTGGGAGGTGAAGACTGACAACTTCGACTCGTACCCGCTAGAACTTCAAGACATTGTGATCAGAAAAAATGTGCATGATTTTCTGATCGAGCGTGAGCTTGCGAGGGCATGTGGATTTGACTTCCGGGTCGGTGTGCGAAGCGCAACGCACAAGGCCATGCTGGAAATCGAGGAACCCCAACTCCAGGGCGTTATCGTCCTCATGGATTGGTGCTGA
- a CDS encoding YfhO family protein — protein sequence MSSASPEPLQPEAAPPRWLLPTLSVGLTLLFFHRAVFSANVFFLRDVQQVYVPLWEYWRERVLGGEFPQWYPFDGLGQPYVGMVVSGAFHPAQALSLVLPGAQGLKWLMLLCFPVAFLGMSALGRRLGWGLGAALLAAVSYTFSGYLVSITNNTLYLLAAVTVPWVFWALEGFLRAPTVGRGLGVSVLLGLVLLAGDVQGYAVCLGGALLWSVSRPASGGMPRALLGMLGVGAVSVLLCAVQILPTLAGLGEVRASNQPLEQAMVWSVHPLRLVELLLGPLFAGESGERVQVAISAWLLATSKTELWADSLYLGAPALALAGVAVTRVRGPRAALLLAAALGVVLLALGKHTPLYRWVFDWVPPWRTFRYPEKLMTFVTFAVCLAAGVGWERLEHAPDVRRLVGRGLLGLGGLVLAVGGAEWLGHVFSEGLLSGMWMGPPWPEAQRRIGEHFVRGCGLAGGSLLALGGILGAVRSAGARAGLVGVVGFGGMLLANGGIYKVGEPELFDEPTPFVLRIQEELREQGGPPPRVYRLMGRYYTPRPLPLPTIEETNALVMGASLMPLVPALFGLESSSAFMPAVSRRVADVQAETISWVRHTAGLFHTRYFVLSTESSEVTAHLVAEPLRVLDRLDAFGLWLVEDPNALPRVYLSHPRCVAGPREALRRLGSVQAPREVVVECVEPLPEPPLEAPRGEVTAARFAPERVEVEVRARGGEVLVLNDAYYGGWTASVDGEPVPILPANGAVRAVAVPPGEHQVVFRYRTPGLALGAGVSLGTLLVLLGVDGVLRRRLTPGAGRKGPRAAPG from the coding sequence ATGTCTTCCGCCTCCCCAGAGCCCCTCCAGCCCGAAGCCGCCCCACCCCGATGGCTCCTCCCCACCCTGAGTGTGGGACTCACCCTCCTCTTCTTCCATCGGGCGGTCTTCTCCGCCAACGTCTTCTTCCTGCGCGACGTGCAGCAGGTCTATGTACCGCTGTGGGAGTACTGGCGTGAGCGGGTGCTCGGGGGGGAGTTTCCCCAGTGGTATCCCTTCGATGGGCTCGGGCAGCCCTATGTGGGCATGGTCGTCTCCGGGGCCTTCCACCCGGCCCAGGCGCTGTCGCTGGTGTTGCCGGGGGCCCAGGGCCTCAAGTGGCTCATGCTGCTGTGCTTCCCGGTGGCGTTCCTCGGCATGAGCGCGCTGGGGAGGCGGCTCGGGTGGGGGCTCGGGGCCGCGCTGCTCGCGGCGGTGAGCTACACCTTCAGTGGCTACCTCGTCAGCATCACCAACAACACGCTGTACCTCCTGGCGGCCGTCACCGTGCCCTGGGTGTTCTGGGCGCTGGAGGGCTTTCTCAGGGCGCCCACGGTGGGACGGGGGCTCGGGGTCTCCGTGCTGCTCGGGCTCGTGCTGCTCGCCGGCGACGTGCAGGGCTACGCGGTCTGTCTGGGCGGGGCGCTGCTGTGGAGCGTGAGCCGCCCGGCGTCCGGCGGCATGCCCCGCGCGCTGCTGGGGATGCTGGGGGTGGGGGCCGTCTCCGTGCTGTTGTGCGCGGTGCAGATCCTCCCGACGCTGGCGGGGCTGGGCGAGGTGCGCGCCTCGAATCAGCCGCTGGAGCAGGCGATGGTGTGGTCCGTCCATCCCCTGCGGCTGGTGGAGCTGCTGCTCGGGCCCCTGTTCGCGGGCGAGTCCGGCGAGCGCGTCCAGGTGGCCATCAGTGCGTGGCTGCTGGCCACGTCGAAGACCGAGTTGTGGGCGGATTCGCTCTATCTCGGCGCGCCCGCGCTCGCTCTGGCGGGCGTGGCGGTGACCCGGGTGCGGGGGCCGCGCGCGGCCTTGTTGCTCGCCGCCGCCCTGGGGGTGGTGCTGCTGGCGCTCGGCAAGCACACGCCGCTCTACCGCTGGGTGTTCGACTGGGTGCCGCCGTGGCGGACCTTCCGCTACCCCGAGAAGCTGATGACGTTCGTCACCTTCGCGGTGTGTCTGGCGGCGGGCGTGGGGTGGGAGCGGCTCGAGCACGCGCCCGACGTCCGGCGCCTCGTGGGGCGCGGCCTGCTCGGGCTGGGCGGACTGGTGCTCGCGGTGGGCGGCGCGGAGTGGCTCGGCCACGTGTTCTCCGAGGGGCTGCTGTCCGGCATGTGGATGGGGCCGCCGTGGCCCGAGGCCCAGCGGCGCATTGGCGAGCACTTCGTGCGGGGCTGTGGGCTGGCGGGCGGGAGCCTGCTCGCGTTGGGGGGCATCCTCGGCGCGGTGCGCTCGGCGGGGGCGCGGGCCGGGCTCGTGGGGGTGGTGGGCTTCGGGGGGATGCTGCTGGCCAATGGTGGCATCTACAAGGTGGGGGAGCCGGAGCTGTTCGACGAGCCGACGCCCTTCGTCTTGCGCATCCAGGAGGAGCTGCGCGAGCAGGGCGGGCCGCCGCCGCGGGTGTACCGGCTGATGGGCCGCTACTACACGCCGCGCCCCTTGCCGCTGCCCACCATCGAGGAGACGAACGCGCTCGTCATGGGGGCCTCGCTGATGCCGCTCGTGCCGGCGCTCTTCGGCCTGGAGAGCTCGAGCGCGTTCATGCCCGCCGTGTCGCGGCGGGTGGCGGACGTGCAGGCGGAGACGATCTCCTGGGTGCGTCACACCGCGGGCCTGTTCCACACGCGTTACTTCGTCCTCTCGACCGAGTCGAGCGAGGTCACCGCGCACCTGGTGGCGGAGCCGCTCCGGGTGCTGGATCGGCTGGACGCCTTCGGGCTGTGGCTGGTGGAGGACCCGAACGCGCTGCCGCGCGTGTACCTCTCCCACCCGCGCTGTGTGGCGGGTCCGCGGGAGGCGCTGCGGCGGCTCGGGAGCGTCCAGGCGCCGCGCGAGGTGGTGGTGGAGTGCGTGGAGCCCCTGCCCGAGCCGCCGCTGGAGGCGCCCCGGGGCGAGGTCACCGCCGCCCGGTTCGCGCCGGAGCGGGTGGAGGTGGAGGTGCGGGCGCGGGGCGGGGAGGTGCTGGTGCTCAACGACGCCTACTACGGGGGGTGGACGGCGAGCGTGGACGGGGAGCCGGTGCCCATCCTGCCCGCCAATGGGGCGGTGCGCGCGGTGGCGGTGCCCCCGGGGGAGCATCAGGTGGTCTTCCGCTACCGCACGCCCGGGTTGGCGTTGGGCGCCGGGGTGAGCCTGGGCACGCTGCTCGTGCTGCTCGGCGTGGACGGGGTGCTGCGGCGGCGCCTCACGCCAGGGGCCGGGCGGAAGGGGCCGCGGGCAGCACCAGGGTGA
- a CDS encoding discoidin domain-containing protein, whose protein sequence is MPKSKQLASRLHPARRAWPALAALALAASAPAAHADSAVYGGGPFYSGGTAVMDDLRNSGFTTVILWSFHIEDNGDLVYNDIPVVKNGAYIGDPAWPTRLATLKTAPTSVNRIEVSTGAWSVPDFERMARLVNGTAAGCGSTLVCGTGSNSILYRNFQVLKTVTGADAVNFDDESAYDLAPTTQFGQMLIGLGYKITFAPYTNQSFWRNLKNNLGGAVDNIYLQVYDGGAGNNPASWNTAMGMSVDPGLWSRHGSGCGSGDSPATVQSKMSNWKATAGIGGGFMWLYDDFQKCWSQGTTAQYAAAINTAVSGNTPPVANFGVNVSGLTATFSDSSSDSDGSIASRSWSFGDGSGSTTTNPSHVYASAGNYDVGLTVTDNGGASHTKTQTVSVGAGYINLALNKPATGSSACNSSETPAKAVNGSVSGGGTDKFCSLTSPSWLQVDLGSVQTVRSFVVKHAGAGGESSTWNTKAFTIQTSSNGTTWSTPVTVTNNTANTSTHSISATSARYIKFNATTPTQNGDPATRIYEFEVR, encoded by the coding sequence ATGCCGAAGTCGAAGCAACTCGCATCCCGCCTCCATCCCGCCCGCCGAGCCTGGCCGGCGCTCGCCGCCCTCGCCCTGGCCGCGAGCGCGCCGGCGGCCCATGCCGATTCGGCGGTCTACGGCGGCGGCCCGTTCTATTCCGGCGGCACCGCGGTGATGGACGACCTGCGCAACTCGGGCTTCACCACCGTGATTTTGTGGAGCTTCCACATCGAGGACAACGGCGACCTCGTCTACAACGACATCCCGGTGGTCAAGAACGGCGCCTACATCGGCGACCCGGCCTGGCCGACGCGGCTGGCCACGCTCAAGACCGCGCCGACCTCGGTCAACCGCATCGAAGTGTCGACCGGCGCCTGGAGCGTTCCCGATTTCGAGCGCATGGCCAGGCTGGTCAACGGCACCGCCGCCGGCTGCGGCAGCACCCTCGTCTGCGGCACTGGCAGCAACAGCATCCTGTACCGCAACTTCCAGGTGCTGAAGACCGTCACCGGCGCCGACGCGGTCAACTTCGACGACGAGAGCGCCTACGACCTCGCCCCGACCACCCAGTTCGGGCAGATGCTGATCGGCCTGGGCTACAAGATCACCTTCGCGCCCTATACCAATCAGAGCTTCTGGAGGAACCTCAAGAACAACCTCGGCGGTGCGGTCGACAACATCTACCTCCAGGTGTACGACGGTGGTGCCGGCAACAATCCGGCGAGCTGGAACACCGCGATGGGCATGAGCGTCGACCCGGGCCTGTGGTCGCGCCACGGCAGCGGCTGCGGTAGCGGCGACAGTCCGGCCACGGTGCAGAGCAAGATGAGCAACTGGAAGGCCACCGCTGGCATCGGCGGCGGCTTCATGTGGCTGTATGACGATTTCCAGAAGTGCTGGTCGCAGGGCACGACCGCGCAGTACGCGGCGGCGATCAACACCGCGGTCAGCGGCAACACCCCGCCGGTGGCCAATTTCGGCGTCAACGTGAGCGGACTGACCGCGACCTTCAGCGACTCCTCCAGCGACAGCGACGGCAGCATCGCCTCGCGCAGTTGGAGTTTCGGTGACGGCAGCGGCTCGACCACGACCAACCCCAGCCATGTCTACGCCAGCGCCGGCAACTACGACGTCGGCCTGACCGTGACCGACAACGGCGGCGCCAGCCACACCAAGACCCAGACCGTTTCGGTCGGCGCCGGCTACATCAACCTGGCGCTCAACAAACCGGCGACCGGCTCCAGCGCCTGCAACAGCAGCGAAACGCCGGCCAAGGCGGTCAACGGCAGCGTCTCCGGCGGCGGCACCGACAAGTTCTGCTCGTTGACCTCTCCGTCCTGGCTGCAGGTCGATCTCGGCTCGGTGCAGACGGTCCGCAGCTTCGTGGTCAAGCATGCCGGCGCGGGCGGAGAATCGAGCACCTGGAACACCAAGGCCTTCACCATCCAGACCTCCAGCAACGGCACCACCTGGAGCACCCCGGTGACGGTGACCAACAACACCGCCAACACCTCGACCCACTCGATCAGCGCGACCTCGGCGCGCTACATCAAGTTCAACGCGACCACTCCGACCCAGAACGGCGACCCGGCGACGCGCATCTACGAATTCGAGGTGCGCTGA
- a CDS encoding DUF3089 domain-containing protein, translating into MRNRLQRVIVATLSACTLLGVLLVMKFASIFLWSITPGTPFNEARPPAPPDYTLPSAWSALPERHDLADIALPSSPGLEQSQAPVDVFYIHPTTYVGGEWNGPVDDVSLNTATDRVATLIQASAFNACCAIYAPRYRQANLTAFTQRSEEGLAAVDLAYQDVAAAFRYWRETYNHGRPFILAAHSQGTVHARRLLREFVSGTPLRHRLVAAYLIGIPMPEGALRQSLPDIPFCASPEQTGCLISWNARSAGYTERIQVWDSVMDTAPAMGPTLCVNPLTWRHDTEPAPPERNEGAVFLETTPPQVMPGLTGAHCKEGKLEILVGGDLPRDFMSRLLDHALGQGNHHPVEFQLFYMNIRRNAAERVAAFLRTDATTNTRSAP; encoded by the coding sequence ATGAGGAACAGGCTTCAGCGCGTCATCGTCGCTACGCTCTCTGCGTGCACCCTGTTGGGGGTGTTGCTGGTGATGAAGTTCGCGTCCATCTTCCTGTGGTCGATCACCCCCGGGACGCCCTTCAACGAGGCGCGTCCCCCGGCACCGCCCGACTACACCCTGCCCTCCGCCTGGAGCGCACTTCCCGAGCGCCATGACCTCGCGGACATAGCGCTCCCGTCGAGCCCGGGCCTCGAGCAATCCCAGGCGCCCGTGGATGTCTTCTACATCCACCCCACCACGTATGTCGGCGGCGAGTGGAACGGCCCTGTCGATGATGTCTCCCTCAACACGGCGACCGACCGGGTGGCGACACTCATTCAAGCAAGCGCCTTCAACGCCTGTTGCGCCATCTACGCGCCTCGCTACCGGCAGGCGAACCTGACCGCCTTCACCCAGCGGAGCGAGGAGGGGCTGGCAGCGGTGGACCTCGCCTACCAGGACGTCGCCGCGGCGTTCCGCTACTGGAGGGAGACATACAATCACGGACGGCCCTTCATCCTCGCGGCACACAGCCAGGGAACCGTGCATGCCAGGCGCCTCCTGCGTGAGTTCGTGAGCGGAACACCCCTCCGGCACCGGCTCGTCGCCGCGTATCTCATTGGGATTCCGATGCCAGAAGGTGCGCTCCGGCAGAGCCTCCCCGACATTCCCTTCTGCGCATCACCCGAGCAGACCGGATGTCTCATCAGCTGGAACGCACGCAGTGCCGGCTACACGGAGCGCATCCAGGTATGGGATTCCGTGATGGACACGGCGCCCGCGATGGGCCCCACCCTCTGCGTGAACCCCCTGACCTGGCGGCACGACACGGAACCGGCCCCGCCAGAGCGGAACGAAGGAGCCGTGTTCCTCGAAACAACCCCACCCCAGGTCATGCCAGGTCTCACCGGTGCGCACTGCAAGGAGGGGAAGCTGGAGATCCTCGTCGGAGGAGACCTGCCGCGAGACTTCATGAGCCGGCTGCTCGACCACGCGCTGGGCCAGGGCAACCACCATCCCGTGGAGTTCCAGCTCTTCTACATGAACATCCGCCGCAATGCGGCCGAGCGGGTGGCGGCGTTCCTGCGCACGGACGCCACCACGAACACACGGAGTGCTCCCTAG
- a CDS encoding FAD-dependent oxidoreductase — protein sequence MRTPTTSGYTILGAGVMGLCTAVELASRGGRVTLVDPQPEPGPHACSWWAGGMLAPFCEGETAEEPVIRLGQTAADWWAAQGVEVIRRGTLVLALGRDRAELDRFAARTREHRWMGGEELAALEPDLDGRFHRGLFFPTEAHLTPRVALCTLRARAAALGVAFARTAPEGQRIDCRGLAARDALPELRGVKGEMLVLRLPDLALSRPIRLLHPRIPVYLVPRGGGIYMLGATMIESAQRGRASVRSVMELLSAVYALHPAFGEAEILEIGTDARPAFPDNVPRLIRRDGTLFLNGLYRHGYLMAPALARMAADHLLSGEPVELLQ from the coding sequence ATGCGGACGCCTACGACCAGCGGCTACACGATCCTCGGTGCCGGGGTCATGGGCCTCTGCACCGCCGTCGAGCTCGCGAGCCGTGGCGGTCGGGTGACGCTGGTCGATCCCCAGCCCGAACCGGGCCCCCATGCCTGTTCCTGGTGGGCGGGCGGGATGCTCGCTCCCTTCTGCGAGGGCGAGACGGCCGAAGAGCCGGTGATCCGGCTCGGCCAGACCGCCGCCGACTGGTGGGCGGCGCAGGGGGTGGAGGTCATCCGCCGTGGCACGTTGGTGCTCGCCCTGGGCCGCGACCGGGCCGAACTCGACCGCTTCGCCGCCCGGACGCGGGAGCACCGGTGGATGGGGGGCGAGGAGCTCGCCGCGCTCGAACCCGATCTCGACGGCCGCTTCCATCGCGGGCTCTTCTTCCCGACCGAGGCGCATCTGACGCCGCGCGTGGCCCTCTGCACCCTGCGCGCCCGTGCCGCGGCGCTCGGCGTCGCCTTCGCGCGGACCGCGCCCGAGGGCCAGCGTATCGACTGCCGGGGCCTTGCCGCGCGCGACGCGCTCCCCGAACTGCGCGGCGTGAAGGGCGAGATGCTCGTGCTGCGCCTCCCCGACCTCGCGCTCTCTCGCCCGATCCGGCTCCTCCACCCGCGGATCCCCGTCTACCTCGTCCCCCGCGGCGGCGGCATCTACATGCTCGGCGCCACGATGATCGAAAGCGCCCAGCGCGGGCGCGCGAGCGTCCGCTCGGTCATGGAACTGCTCAGCGCCGTCTATGCGCTGCACCCGGCCTTCGGCGAGGCCGAGATCCTCGAGATCGGCACCGATGCGCGGCCTGCCTTTCCCGACAACGTCCCGCGCCTCATCCGGCGCGACGGCACGCTCTTCCTCAATGGCCTCTACCGCCATGGCTATCTGATGGCGCCGGCTCTGGCTCGGATGGCGGCCGACCACCTTCTGTCCGGCGAACCCGTGGAGCTCCTGCAATGA
- the thiS gene encoding sulfur carrier protein ThiS produces the protein MKITVNGETRETASKTLGALLLELGHGDARVATAVNEAFVPAAARDGLHLAAGDRVEIVTPRQGG, from the coding sequence ATGAAGATCACCGTGAATGGCGAGACACGCGAGACGGCGAGCAAGACGCTCGGCGCGCTCCTCCTTGAACTGGGCCATGGCGATGCCAGGGTCGCGACCGCTGTGAACGAGGCCTTCGTGCCCGCCGCCGCGCGCGACGGGCTGCACCTCGCCGCGGGCGACCGGGTGGAGATCGTGACGCCCCGGCAGGGAGGCTGA
- a CDS encoding thiazole synthase produces MPVFYGTEVASPLMLGTAQYPSPAVLAEAFRRSGAGVATVSVRREAGGERAGQDFWRLIAGLGVRVLPNTAGCHSVREAITTARMARELFETDWIKLEVIGNTDTLQPDPFGLVEAARLLVAEGFKVFPYMTEDLVLADRLLQAGCEVLMPWGAPIGTGLGLLNPYGLRSLRAHFPDVPMVIDAGLGLPSQAAAAMEMGFDAVLLNTAVAKAGEPAAMAEGFAKALEAGRLARGAGPMPPRDMAAPSTPVMGKAFL; encoded by the coding sequence ATGCCGGTCTTCTACGGAACCGAGGTCGCCTCGCCCCTGATGCTCGGCACCGCGCAATATCCCTCGCCCGCCGTTCTGGCCGAGGCCTTCCGCCGTTCGGGGGCGGGTGTCGCCACCGTTTCGGTCCGCCGCGAGGCGGGGGGCGAGCGGGCGGGGCAGGATTTCTGGCGCCTGATCGCGGGGCTCGGCGTGCGGGTGCTCCCCAACACCGCTGGCTGCCACAGTGTCCGCGAGGCCATCACCACCGCCCGGATGGCGCGCGAGCTCTTCGAGACCGACTGGATCAAGCTCGAGGTGATCGGCAATACCGACACGCTGCAGCCAGACCCCTTCGGCCTGGTCGAGGCGGCGCGGCTCCTCGTGGCCGAGGGCTTCAAGGTCTTCCCCTACATGACCGAGGATCTGGTGCTCGCCGACCGCCTCTTGCAGGCGGGCTGCGAGGTGCTGATGCCCTGGGGCGCGCCGATCGGGACGGGGCTGGGGCTGCTCAATCCCTACGGCCTGCGCAGCCTGCGCGCGCACTTCCCCGACGTGCCGATGGTGATCGACGCGGGGCTGGGTCTGCCGAGCCAGGCGGCCGCGGCGATGGAGATGGGCTTCGACGCGGTGCTCCTGAACACCGCCGTCGCCAAGGCGGGAGAGCCCGCGGCGATGGCCGAGGGCTTCGCGAAGGCGCTGGAGGCCGGGCGCCTCGCTCGTGGTGCCGGCCCGATGCCGCCGCGCGACATGGCCGCACCCTCCACCCCCGTGATGGGAAAGGCCTTCCTGTGA
- a CDS encoding thiamine phosphate synthase yields MTLDRFYPIFDDVAWLPRALPLGVKLVQLRLKDRAPDDLRRQIAAARDLCREAGAVLVVNDHWQLAIEEGCDWLHLGQEDLDGADLPAIRRAGLRLGISTHDPAELDRALSLSPDYVALGPVYPTVLKQMKWHQQGLERVTEWKRLIGDLPLVAIGGMSTARAPGVFAAGADIVSVVTDITRNPNPEARISEWIEVTR; encoded by the coding sequence GTGACGCTCGACCGCTTCTACCCGATCTTCGACGACGTGGCCTGGCTGCCCCGGGCGCTCCCCTTGGGCGTGAAGCTCGTCCAGCTCCGGCTCAAGGACCGTGCGCCGGACGACCTGCGCCGCCAGATCGCCGCCGCCCGCGACCTCTGCCGCGAGGCTGGTGCCGTGCTGGTGGTCAACGACCACTGGCAGCTCGCCATCGAGGAGGGCTGCGACTGGCTGCATCTGGGGCAGGAGGATCTGGACGGTGCCGACCTCCCCGCCATCCGCCGCGCGGGGCTGCGCCTCGGCATCAGCACCCATGACCCCGCCGAGCTCGATCGCGCCCTCTCGCTTTCGCCAGACTATGTCGCGCTGGGGCCGGTCTATCCCACCGTCCTCAAGCAGATGAAGTGGCACCAGCAGGGGCTGGAGCGGGTGACGGAATGGAAACGCCTGATCGGCGACCTCCCCCTCGTGGCCATCGGCGGCATGAGCACCGCCCGCGCCCCAGGCGTCTTCGCGGCGGGGGCCGACATCGTCTCGGTCGTGACCGACATCACGCGCAACCCCAATCCCGAGGCGCGGATCTCCGAATGGATCGAGGTGACGCGATGA
- a CDS encoding HesA/MoeB/ThiF family protein, whose protein sequence is MSRYARQTAVLGEGAQERLRAARILVVGAGGLGAPVLQYLVGAGVGHIRLVDPDRVEESNLHRQTLFRMSDLGQPKAEACARHLAGLNPESVVEPVVAALEPANAPKLIEGRELILDCADSFAVSYILSDLCLAWGLPFLSASVTGREGHAGGFCGGAPSLRAVFPELPQRVGSCADTGVLGPVVGVIGALQAQMALALLAGEAGVLGRLVTFDAATFRAGGFRFDGAEEPAHAPRFVSPSEIEPGDLTIDLRGAEEAPLIHPAARRLSVAQVGPGMDLPEPGQRAVLVCRSGLRAWRAAERLAAIWPGDIALVAAGEPVGTPS, encoded by the coding sequence ATGAGCCGCTATGCCCGCCAGACCGCGGTGCTGGGGGAGGGCGCTCAGGAGCGGCTCCGGGCGGCGCGGATCCTCGTCGTGGGGGCGGGGGGCCTCGGCGCGCCGGTGCTGCAATACCTCGTCGGGGCGGGGGTGGGGCACATCCGCCTCGTCGATCCCGACCGGGTGGAGGAGAGCAACCTGCACCGCCAGACGCTCTTCCGCATGAGCGACCTCGGCCAGCCCAAGGCCGAAGCCTGTGCCCGCCACCTCGCCGGGCTCAACCCGGAGAGCGTGGTGGAGCCCGTGGTGGCCGCGCTGGAGCCCGCCAATGCCCCCAAGCTCATCGAGGGCCGCGAGCTGATCCTCGACTGCGCCGACAGTTTCGCGGTCAGCTACATCCTCTCGGACCTGTGCCTCGCGTGGGGCCTGCCGTTCCTCTCCGCCTCCGTCACGGGGCGCGAGGGCCATGCGGGCGGCTTCTGCGGCGGCGCGCCGAGCCTGCGCGCGGTCTTCCCCGAGCTGCCGCAGCGGGTGGGTAGCTGTGCCGACACCGGCGTTCTCGGCCCGGTCGTGGGGGTGATCGGTGCGTTGCAGGCGCAGATGGCGCTGGCGTTGCTGGCGGGGGAGGCGGGTGTCCTCGGGCGGCTCGTCACCTTCGACGCCGCGACCTTCCGCGCGGGCGGCTTCCGCTTCGACGGGGCGGAGGAGCCCGCGCATGCGCCGCGCTTCGTCTCTCCCTCGGAGATCGAGCCAGGAGACCTGACCATCGACCTGCGTGGGGCGGAGGAGGCCCCGCTGATCCACCCCGCCGCGCGGCGTCTGAGCGTGGCCCAGGTCGGCCCTGGCATGGACCTGCCCGAACCCGGCCAGCGTGCCGTGCTCGTCTGCCGCTCCGGCCTGCGTGCCTGGCGGGCGGCGGAACGCCTCGCCGCGATCTGGCCCGGAGACATCGCCCTCGTCGCGGCGGGCGAGCCCGTTGGAACTCCATCATGA